The Patescibacteria group bacterium sequence TTTAAAAAAATCTTTGCTCAAGTCAGAGAAAAGTAAAGGATAAAAATCGTATCACGACACATTTTATAAACTAAAATTAGACAAAAAGAAAAGAATAAGTAAAAAATAAGATTTTTATTTAGACCCCATAGTTTAATGGATAAAACAAGAACCTCCTAAGTTCTAGATCCAGGTTCGATTCCTGGTGGGGTCACCAGATAGTCAAGGCTTTAATTATTAGAAAAGATCTGCTATTATATAAATATGAAAAACTTGGACGAGCCCAGTCCTAATAAAATATCTAAAACAAGCTAATTTTTAAAAGCCTTTTTTGGGCTATTTTTAATATATGACATTTTTTGTACTATTAATCTTACTTATCTTATCTTCATGGTTTTCTGGTATGGAGATTGCTTTATTTTCTTTGTCTTCATCAAAGGTAAAAGAGTTGGTAATGGCGAAAAAACCAAATGCGAATTTATTGCAGAAATTATTGGAAAATAAAAATAGGTTGTTAGTAGTAGTTTTATTGGGTAATAATTTGGTAAATATTGGTGCGGCTTCTTTAGCTACTGTGGCAGCTGTTAAAGTTTTTGGTGATTTGGGGGTTGGTCTGGCAACTGGAGCTATGACAGTCCTTATTCTCGTTTTTGGAGAAATGTATCCCAAGGCTTATTTTCAAATTCACGCTACGCGAGTAGCCTTGTTTTTTGCGCCGGCCATATATACTCTGCAAATTATTTTGTATCCAATAGTGCTAATTTTAGAGAAAATGTTGCATTTTTTGACCAGAGGCAGGGGCAAAAAAATAGTTTCAGAAGGGGAGTTTAGGGCTTTTAGTCGTTTAGCAGTAGAACAAGGGGCACTTGATTTT is a genomic window containing:
- a CDS encoding hemolysin family protein — protein: MTFFVLLILLILSSWFSGMEIALFSLSSSKVKELVMAKKPNANLLQKLLENKNRLLVVVLLGNNLVNIGAASLATVAAVKVFGDLGVGLATGAMTVLILVFGEMYPKAYFQIHATRVALFFAPAIYTLQIILYPIVLILEKMLHFLTRGRGKKIVSEGEFRAFSRLAVEQGALDFAEHEMIMNILEFNDISAKEIMTPRYRMAVLNDDADVDQVAYFVAQDGHSRYPVYHNQKDNIIGYVHVKEIMRVLNSEKREETLEKFVKPVIKVKEKTKINIIFNKMRRRKSHMALVLRGDDLIGLITMEDILEHIVGDIFDEDDD